One Hevea brasiliensis isolate MT/VB/25A 57/8 chromosome 6, ASM3005281v1, whole genome shotgun sequence genomic window, ttaattatattaaaaattttaatatgtaatttataaatttttaatttgtaaaattaaaaatttttaattttaccctATTAgggattattttataaatttattaatagagGTAACAATGGAATAAAAGAAATTGTGACTTAAATTAGTTTAATAGATAGTGTGGAATGATGAGGGATTTTTTTTTTGAGTTCATTGTGTTATAATGTTTATATACTATTTTTAAGTATCCCAAATTCTTtaagatattgatttttttttagttattttaaatggtaatcttaatttttataaatttttttatttttattagtgtAATTAAAATACAGATATAGAGAAGTTCTTTCTCCTCTTTCTTGTGTGTCTATGACTTCTTATAGAATTTTAAAGTTCTTTTCTTCTTAATTTCCTTTGGATGCAATTAAGATGGTGTCAAATAGATGATTCttctctatttttcttttttatatgtgTTTTcgactattttattttatttattatttatttattagctatgaaattgaaatatttacaaaatattttcttcttaaatttatttttttccatCTATTTtaggatttatttatttatttattcttattAAAACACTGCttcgaaataaataaaaattatctcTTTATACATCATATATTGCAATTCATTTCTTAAactgaatttttgagatacattcaTTATATTTATGTTTGAATAATTATAGCATACTTATTCCTTTTACAATCTATTCATATTGTTGTAAAAAttcaaaacaaaaaaataaaaaaacaaatgaCAATAATctctcaacttttttttttttattaatattggatttatcaaaatttaatgatattattaaatttttaaaatcataataaattatatataaataataactttaaaaaaaattaaaataaattatttcgtACCATCATAGATTTCATTACTATTTAGTAAAAAGTATCTACAATAGGAAGATATTAAcaaattttatcttaattaattgcaTTTATCTAacctattatttaatattaaaataactaattaaaaaaatatcaaaattattattactaAGGAATACATGAAAAAGGGTGAACCTTCTCTTCGATTTCATCTTAATTAATTGAGCTAATATTGCTAAGAAatccattaaaattaaattaaatattaatgaatctatccacaaattaaattaatatacgtAAATTTAACTCTattgaaatttgaaaaaaaaataaaaaatttttacaaaTGTCTTTTTTTTGTTAATACTAAAGCTATATTTAGCAATATTAGctgttttaataatttttaattattttaatagctGTTAGCTATTTTAGTAACAGTTAACTATTTTAATAgttgttaaaataattattttgttattatGAACAACATCAACTAAATTCCAGAATACAACCATTTTCCACAACACatacaatataaataaaaaaataaaatcaaacaatcaaaattaaaaaatcaaaaaaaaaagACACAACAAAACTAGAACATAAGCTTTTCAAAAATCCTCAAACATtctcataaattaaataaataaaaataatataaataaaataaatataaaaaataaaaaatatttattttaatcatcAACATCAActttatgcaaaaaaaaaaatccaccaCCAAAAACAACtataagaaaaaaagaaataaaaattaattaataattaaattacaaattaataaatttaattaaattgaaatctttaaagaaaatcaaaattttaaaataaaaatttttttttaaaaaatttttttttgtttaaatttgaattttttttttttttttgtataacaAATCCCAACccattatattaatataaaatttttatttttttttttttttgattttattttttaaaaaaaattttaaaaaataaaaattaaaaaaaaaaaaaaaaaaaaaaaaaaaaggaaaaataagaaaaatatttagatgAAGGCTTTAGTTTCAGCTATAGATTTAgttaaaagaagaaagaaaaaaaaaaaaaaaaataaaaatcaataaaaattaaatacaaacTTTTATCCAAGCATTATTCAACAAATCCAAAAAAATTGtcacaaattgcaagaaaaatcaaaaaaacaATAAATTAGAAATGTCACATATTTATTTAGATAACagatttaatatataataaaaattaatttaagtatttaaataaaattatgcttaatttaaaaattttaattatttatgtaaaattaaaaattttaaatataattataatttaacgtAAATATTCAACATTTTTAACTCAATTagcttaatttataaattaaatccaattgatttttttttaacaagGATAGAAGGAGGAAGAGAATTTaatctaaaattatttaaaaagaacatatttttaataatttaatccaagactatttaaaataaaaaaaaaaatttatataaccaACTCAAATAAATTTTaggataaaaatttagttaactGTGTTGAGTTTTTAACAAGGACCGAAGGAAGTGGAGGAGCATCCTTATCACTTGTCAGGTTATCTTAGAGCTAAAGAAAAGCCCCCAAACACCGAGGCAAATTTGGAGCTTAATGCAAGTGTAATGGTTTTTGTCCAAATCAACAAAACAGCCAAGTGACAGTGTTCGATTGTACTATATctcgattctttttttttttttttagctttagttcattttaattttaattaaatttaatattgtaaattttgttctcattttaaaaaatttgattttttaaattcaattaaattaattaatttaaatgtaattctaattaacttcaaattagttttaattaaaaataaagtaaaataataaaaataagtatcagAAATTTCACAGAAACTTCTCAGTAATTACACTGACTTATCATATTTTATAgtcaaatttattattatttaatatttaatgatattcatGGTGGAATAAAAGAATTTGATTTTGCCAAAATATATCCTCCATGCATAGtgttatttttcttcatttttaatgtGTGCATCTATTATTACCCTTATGGGGGACATTTCTGGTCACCCATTCACCTTCCCCCCCCTTGATCGCCCTCTTATTCCATCGTCCTCCTCCACCACCGCCATTAACTCTCCCCCACACGCCCCCATACACACACTCGCGGCCATGCCCTTTCTTTTTACTTCTCAGCCTTCAATGAAATATCATAGCCGCAACGTACAAGTGTCATTGAACGACATGTCGTTCCAATCCCTTAACACCCTTCATAACTCCTTCACCACGGCCTCACCACCATCGCCGCAGCCATCTTTACAACAACAAAATTCTCATCCACCCTTTGGCTCTTCCATCTCCTTAACCATTCTTGGCCGTCTAATAGGTCTCTTCTTCATGGGCTTATTCATCTACATCCGCAAGTCCTCTAGCGACACAACGCCGGACTTTTCTTCTCACCATCGCAACCATCCAACCGTTTCCGATCATCCATCAAGGGCAGCGCCAGGTTCAAGTAAAGGGCTCGACCCGGAAGTCATCAATTCACTGCCGGTGTATTCTTATTACCATGGGGATGCCAAGTGCCTAACTGAGTGCGCAATTTGCTTGGGAGAGTTTGAGGACAAAGAGACTGTCAAAATAATACCATACTGTAAGCACGTGTTTCACTTGGACTGCATCGACACGTGGCTTAAAAGCAGGTGACTTGCCCTGTTTGTAGAGGGACCCAGTTTTTTTGAGGTGAATAGCAAGAGTATCAGTGTTGATGGAGGCGACGGCGGTGGTTGCAGTAGGGTCATTGGTGGAAAATGGTAATATATATAGAGCTGATCACTTTGTTGATTTCTATATATTGTTCTGATTACTGATTCTTCATAGTTTGGTTTGgactattttaatttaaaaataattttagtttcaataatgattaatttaaaaaaaataaaataaatcaagtcatctaaaatatttttgtaaaaatatatatttttttaatttttttagtatttaaagaatttaaaaaattaatcaattaaatcataattaaattttaataattttattaaaatataaaaatactttatatatataatataaaaattttaatttttgtataaaataaattttaatatataacttATTTTCGAGACAAACAGGGATTTAATTATAGTTTGATTTCAATGGTAGTAGGATTTTGCAACTaacattttgtttcattttttccATTAGTAATTAATATTGATTTGCTATTAATTAATTTTGGTAAAAAGAATTGGACAAATTCATGGTTTTATAAGATTTTTTTTGTTTAGGTTTGTTTCTATTACAATctgtattattttatattaatcggGAAAATAAATTGTTTCCCTATTTAGATAACACGTTTTTAAGGGTAAAATTCAAAgagaaatttataatttagacTTTAAGTTTtactttatattacattttaatatttaaattttaaaaaattatttatttaatatttaaattttaataaatgaattatttagtctttttaatTGTAATATATAAAACAATTTAATCTTTGTAATCCTAATGTTTATAATAGTTTGATCCATTAATAAGATgactaatttattttatatattaaaattatagagattaaaatgtaatataatgtaaaatttaagaattaaataattaattttttaaaatttaaagctaaaatataatacaaaactaaatTCAGGAAGCAATAGATTTcccaaattcaaattgtacacccatcattatttaatattaaaattaaaataattgccAATTAAATCACACTAATTGATTATTTTCATATGAATTAAACCACACTAATTGATTATTTTCATGTGaattattatcaaaatttataagaaagtaatttttgaattaaatcatttaccaaaaaaaataattaaattattatataatcatttttattttttattttttgttaaaataaaatgTTTTTTAAATAGATTTcccaaattcaaattgtacacccatcattatttaatattaaaattaaaataattgccAATTAAATCACACTAATTGATTATTTTCATGTGaattattatcaaaatttataagaaagtaatttttgaattaaatcatttacccaaaaaaataattaaattattagataatcatatttattttttattaaaataaaatcttttttaaattaaaaaatcaaaattttaattaaaaaataattaaattttataaaactcttaacattatttttttttttttctttccttctttaggCCCCTACCCCCGACTACCAACTTGACCAAAtgattcataatttaatttcatgGGCCCATTTGTCTACTTTTCCACCTTTGACCAATCACTTTGTCTTTAGAGATACTCAACTTTCATAACATCAAGACTCGACTCGTTTCaatttaaatgaaaatattgatttaggGCAACATTTTTATCATTTATTAACTTTTAATTACCTTAAAGAAGTTGGATTCATCAGGACCTTGAATTGGACGTATGGGGATTTTGATTTTACTTCCCATCCTACTCCATTTTCAGCTTAAAGCAAACCCATTTAATACTTTCATAACAACCATAACCACAAATCAACTACAGAATCAAAAAATTCATGGCAGGAGTACTCTGTGCGAACCCCAATGGCATACACGGAGAGAGAAGTGGGAAAAGAACATCCATTATCAAGGACCTAGCAGATAATTATGTCTCTTACTTTACTAAACGTACAATTAGTATCTAAGGTTCCCAATGTTAACCTAGATTCTTGTTGGAAATCACTAAGACCTTATAATAAAATCTTGAATTTTACCGTAACATGTCAATATTGTAAGTCCTATGATGTGGAATCTAAAGTGTAGCCTTTTCTATCTGTTTCATGTCTCCCAATCATTGAAGCAATAGAGTGAGATAAGTGCAATTTCAGACGTTACAAGATGTTAATTAAAACAATCAACAAGTTAAGCAAGTTGCcataaattgataaaataaacTTTACATGGCTGTGCAAAAAGCTTATTGCTATATACCCCACTTGAAGTGGCAGCTGTCCGGGATCAGAAAATGGTCACAAGTCATATATAACCTTCGTACATCATCTCAGGAAAAAGTTGCCTTCAAAAACTTTCTTGTCGCTAACACCAATATGATTCTTCCACTCAAAATCTTTATTCACATTAAAACGACAAATCGAAAAATCCCATTGTATAGTCAATCATACAATCAATACATATGAAGAATCCAGGAAATAATAAATACCTGGCCAGAACCTAGAGCATGATCTGAAATGGCTCtattttgtgaaccaaatttcttttcttttaaatccTCCATTCTTCTTTTCAATCATCAAATTATAAGATGGAGTAAGCACGGATGACCTCAATTACAGGTGCCCTGCACATTGGACACTTTTCTCCTTTTTGGACCAACTCATTTGCACATTTTGAACAAGTGCACATGTGCCCACATCTGTAATGAGAAAAATACGAAATAATGCAAGATTAGATAAGCAAGCAACAATGCATATTATTATTGTCAGGGTAATGAATGCTTCAAATCAAGTATTAGACAATTATATAATTCTGCTTAAATATACCTGTACAGCAAAGAGTCTATATTGCTATCACAACATATACAGCAAATTCCTTTTCTCACATGATCCCATTTAGAACTATCCTCTGGCAAACCATTCTCGCACATACCTGCCATAGAACAACAGCATCTTATATGTTAAATTCACAAGGTACAAATTAAGTCTGATGACAGAGTGCAGGGGCAAAATGATCACCAAAGAAAAATTCGTAGTCCAGAATTATAATTTGCAAGGAAAAAAAATCCAATGGAAAAAAGTTTACTTAAATCCGCAAATAAGTGCATTGCATGTATGGAGAAGTAGATGCACATACTAAATGATGGAACTCAAAATTGGGGAACAAAACATGTCCAAGGAAGAGTTCTCCACATGAAAAAGCAATAACATGAATGCTACTTTCTGCTAAAGCTAACTCACAAGTCATCATGATCTATGTGGCCCTGTCTTCAAGGTAAAATATCAACTAAGAGAGGAAATATCTATCAAGATGGGAAAATATACACTAGCAAACTACATCTCCAGACAATGCCTCAAACACATTATACTTTGACCTAAAAAGAGGAAGGTAAAAAAATGGAGGAAGATATATGAGAATCGCACCAACTTCCATGCATGCACCTGCTGATCCAGCTGAGCGATTTAGAGCAGCAGAAACTTCTTCCCTAATTGACCTCTGCAACTCAAGTTGCATGTCCATACAGGCTTCCAGCATCCTCTGCATGTTATTCATCCTTTGTTGTAACCTAGCCATGTCAATCCTCAAATCATTAATGATGTCCCACTCCTGCACCAAATAAAAAAACATATTCCAGTTGAAGTTAGAACCCAAAATCAATTTGCAACTTTAAAGTTTCCGTACTGGgggaaaagaagaaaaacaagaaTCAATGCTGATGAGAGAAAATCTCAGCCAGCAATTACATAGGGACAAACAATCACAGCAATGAATTTCAAAAACGAGTTCCTGTCCAAATGCATCAACTTCAGTGATACATGTATAAAGACGGGCAACTTTCAAGAGAGTCAAGTTTTTCATAATTTGCTAGCATCTAATATGCAAAACATTAACTGTCTGAAAGATAAGCACATGTTCATGTGTATTAtacatactcaactcaactcaactcaactaagcctttatcccaaaaatttggggtcggctatgtggattcgctttctccaccctaaatgattttgggttaaatccttaaaaatgtgtaatgcttctagatcattttgtactactctcctccaagtcaatttaggtctacccctttttttctttctatcctcatcTGTATTAtacatctttaaaaaaaaaaactaacttcAGAGAATAATTGAGGAAAAATGAACGCACAATTCCAAAGCGTTGATGCATGTCATGGTGTGACCATGTAAAATGCTGGGACTCCTGGTCCCAGAGCTGCTGTACAGGGGGAATTGATGGAGAAGGTAGAGCAAGGGGGGAATTCTGAACAGAATCTTGCTGACCCTCATTCTGATCCCCACTATGCTGCTCCAGTTCTTGGTCAGCTGATGTGGGTGATGTTCCTTGCAGTTCCCAATCAAGGGGAGCATGGCTTTGCCTTTCCACATAAGATCGTATCAATTGATCAAGACTCTCACGGAAACCACTACGAAGAAGAGTAGAGACACTTCTCCTATAACATAAACAAAGTTTGATTAGGTATTTCAATGACTTAAATCAGCCAATTGAATAAGCcctccaataataaaattcttacCTATTTAGGAGTTCCCTGATTTCCATACTGTACGCATTGTCATCATCAGGTAAATAAGAAGGATCCATCCTTCCAGCAGGAACAGCTTCCCGTTCAGAAGGCTCTTCTAACCAACTTTGAACGGCCTCTTGAAAACCACCATCTTGGTGCCACACCTCAGAGGCTTCATCTCTATCATCATTTACCAGCCATTCATTAGCAATGGTTTCATGTTGATGTCCATCCATGTTATCTTGAATACCATCTCTCCATTCATTAGATCCAAAACCATCTGCAAACGAGCCTCCGTCTTCACTTCCTAAAACTTGACTCTGCCACTGGTCTACTAGTGCAGCAGATCCATGCTGATTTACATCTTCAACTTCATTGCCATCCAAATCATCCACATGATTGGATAAGATGGGGGCAGAATTTTCATTCCCATTTGGCTCTAATTGTTGAGAAAATACTTCACTGGTTGACTGCAGACGAATTTGCTCTCCAGCTACATTTTCATTGGTACCTTCTCTCCAGTTTCCATTCACCTCTTCTCCAGTACCATCTCTGCTTCCAACAAATTCGGTACTCATGGTTTGTTGCCTGTCTCTTATCTCATTCTCTGGAACTTTTCCTGACTCCACTTCTGAAGCAGAAGTAGATTCCTGAGAACTTCTATCTTCAACAATGTTACTTCCTATATCAGTTCTACCATCTGATAACCCGTGGTTGTCAGTTTCCTCAATATTTGACTCTGTTTGTTCATGAAATCCATCTACAACCTGTTGTGAATTATTTACTTGGGTTTGTTCACTTCCATTACCATTGATGTCAGTGTTAGATGAAGTATCAGAGGCACTGCTGCTTACTTGACCATAAATAGAATGGTCCAATCTGGAGAAAAACCCTTCCCTTCATGGAAGAAACAGTTTGCATAACGTCATTAAGAAAATATACTAAActacaataataaaaatatgaaatcGACAGAAAATCCAATAATCAATTTGGGGCAGCAATAACTCTTTCAGTCTAGTTTTGGACCAACCTGAAATATTATATCTTAATTTTAGCACATAAGCAACAAATTTCTGAAACATTTcttgttttttaaaaaaaaaaaagttaacaagaaaaattaaaatggttcaaaattcaTGGACAAGTTTTGTGATTTTCCAAATATCCTTATATAGCAATATTCCTTGATGAAATAAAACAAatccagatatatatatataatcataagTCATAAGAAGTCTAATCTATCAGAAACATGCAAGTCTAGAATAAAATTCTTagatattaatttgattaaattgcaaAGATAGGTAAATAGTCCTCTATAAAAAAGTTCCAAACAGAACTGAAAATATAAGCAGGTGTAGCTAAAGTCCACACGAGAAAATCCTCCTATCAAGCAAAGGCAAACCATTTTCAAAACCTTATCACGTAATACATTTAAAATTGCAAGGACtccataattaattataaacttTACAGGCTCATAATGATCAATCTATTCTCTTCTCGTGATCAATTAAAATTTCTATCAATTGACTGTAATAACAattcttgtgtgtgtgtgtgtgtgtgtgtgtgtgtgtgtgtgtgagagagagagagagagagagagagacagtacACCATAGTTAAGGATAATATGGAGATTTGCAGAAGGATCCAAATACCTCAAACCAGATACTGTATGTCTTTGCCTCAGTAAGCCCAATTCACTTGCAGCTATGGATGTAGGCCTCTTGTCTTCAATCATTCTGCCATTTCGCAAGAACCTACCTCTGAGTAATGACTGCCAACCAATGTAAAAGAATCCTTATCTCAAATAATAGAAATGCAAGAAAAAAATAACTAACAACTCAGAGGCAGATACTGCAACAGCAAAATACAACAAGAATTAACCCAAAAGTGAGACACCATCAAAAACTTGAAATATGCAAGCATTATAACAATGAGACAAGAAGTGAACAGTCAACAATAATCATTCAAGGAGAAAGTAAATCATACTTGCAAATACCATTGAATTATTGAACCATACCAGTGTATTTCCCTCGAGAAATTACACCTAGAAGCTAGAATCTCTAACCACCCAAGTGTAGTTTTACCCCATTAAAGATTGTATATCTTACTTAGAAAAACAGAAAAGAAACAAAAGCATAGGCATCACACAGCATGCAAATCAAGAAAGAAAAAAGATCCATCAATGACTAAAATAAGGGCATTTTATAAAAGCTAACCTGAATACGGTTGCGATGAGCAAATTGTGATACAGCCCGATGCTCCAACAGAACTTGAAGCTCATGATGCCTTTCTCTCTCAGCCCTTTTAAGCATATCAAGCAGAGCCTGTCTACCACATAACCGACGAATGCCCCTCCGTGTATGCTCAATTTGTCCTACATTGGGGTTAACAACTGATCCATCAAGAACTTGCTCTATTTGACCCACAAGTTCAGCACCATGCTCTTGTCTATGGTCAACACAAGTACCTCTCTGTCGGCTGTTCATTTGTACCCACTCCCTTATAATTCTTACCCTCTCCTGCTCAGTTTCACCAAGCCATTGTGCCCTAGAACTATTGCTCCTCCAGGAAATATTAGATGTGCATTCCCTTGCAGCGCAGTTCATCCATTCCTGAAAAATCTGCCTTACCCTTTCCCTTGCAATCTCACCCAGATCAGAAGTATCGTCTTGACCATTCTCTGATCCAATTGGACCTGGAGACCATTGTCCATAGTCATTCTCACTCACACTCACATCCTCTGAGGTGCCACTATGCTCACTACCATGGCTGTCAGAAATATCCATCCTTGACAGGTCAGAACTCAAACCATCACTTCTATTGTTGGGCATTCTCCCACCAAATCTCTCTCGGCCATGACTCACCACATGCTCATCCTCAAGCTCCCGCCACATTCGCAGGACTGATGAAGCTCGGGTGCTAGTTCTGCCATCATCACCCCTTATTGTCACAGCTTCTGATTGAGGTTCTCTAAGAAATGAAGAATCAAGTACAGAAACATTGTGTAGACCAGCAACAGCCATTAGTCCAAATTCCAAACAAACAATCAAAACCTCCCAACCATCTGCTTAAAATGCATTAAAAAACGCATTTATTTACAGTAAATTCATGCAGACGAGTGTTTACAAATTAGATCACTGtattaattagtttataaggAGAGATCAAGAACCCTCCAAACGATGATCTCCATCACTGTCAACCTTCAATGTGAAGCCAAAGGAAGGCAATCCAATACAAACATCAAAGGAACCAGCATTAAACTTTTCAATCCTTCACAAGAAAACTCTCCAGAAGCAGTCTCATTCCtgcatcaaataaaaaaatatcactCTCTCTACTCTTAAACAGACTACTTGCTAAAAAAAAGTTTTAAGAAGATAAAGCAAAAAATTTCGATACCAAAATAACAGGTTTCATAAAGAAACTACCTAAACCCAAACCTCAACAGCACAATAACCACAGGCTCATTCAATTGCTAAATTCGCTGTTTGGTTACAAGGaacaataagaaaaataaaagaaattgaatTCAAATAACAGAGTCTCCATCATGTGGCAGGGAGATGCAGTAGCCTCATCGACTCAGGTGAGTCCAACACAAAATATATGAATCTATTCAATTCCCAATCCCTCTGGTCTCCGTTTGGTCGctgagaaaatgcaagaaaaggtGAGAAAGCGAAACTTTATACCTCACATTTTCCATTACTCGCAAAACAATACTTAACGACCTCCAATTTAACAATCTCATATTAAGCTGCTGAATTCCAAAAATCCAAAACAATTTATTTCCCATCCTTTTCCTCACCTTTCTCAGCAACCAAACAAACCGCGAACGATAACCGAAAACCATTACTTAAACCACCATTACAAATGCTCTGCCAAATCAAATTCCCTCAACAAAACACCAAATCAAACAACTCATGACAAATACATAAACAAACCATCCAAAACGAGAGGAAACGCTCCATTTTTAAATACATCGAAGAGAACTCCTGCAACTAAACATATAAAACCACTCGAAACTTACCAGTGAAGCTCTGCTCTTGATGATTTCGAAGTAAAGAAAACGAAACCCTAGCGAAGGAGAGTGAAAGCTATGCAAAGAAAGAAAAAACAGAGCTtttgacagagagagagagagagagagagagagagagaaggaggagAAGGGGGAGAGGGAAgcgattttattttagaaaaataaatgGGAAGGTAGACACGTCATCGGTTAACAGCCGTAACACTAACGTGCAAAATATATTTGAGACGAGGAAAGAGCAGCGAGGATTTGACACGTGGCAGCGTCCCTTTCTTTCTGGAAAATTCTCAAATCTTGAGCGCAACGGTAAGTGATGAAGAAGCTGAAAGCACGAACTAAACGACGCCGGATTCATCGCTTCACTTTTCACCTACCTTCCATACGGCGACGTTGAAAGTTGTTCCGTCAAATGCGCAGAAAATAACGGCACATGACGGCAAATTTAACGGTTAAGAGTGGGAAATAACAGCAATTTAAAAGAGACTTTTTGTAATAAGGATGATTAGAGACTCTTTCTAAGAAAGTGGAAGATAGCCTTACTAATTTGTCTCCATTAGAGGACACTTTGAAGTAACATGTTAGAAGAGATTCTGATTTGTAGTACTAGTCCTTGGCTCAAAAGTTAAGGTAATTAACTCCATTATTATATGATTAGGCCATGTGTTTATGGGCAATTATGAGAATtttaaatggtgtatttgaattAAGGATGGCTAATTAACACCttaatttgaattttcttttcattctccatcataattatcatccataaatttaaataaaatttcaaatttgaatctATTTGATTGCATGATCAAATCAGTTTTAACATgttccattaaaaatatatacaattagggaatttatgtgattattaataattttaattttaacatataaaaataatataatgttttaaattttttattaattattttaaattttatttttttttatctcttaaattttttaataaaaataattaaaatttatatatatatataattaatgtatattaatatattataaattacctTATAgtaataataactatttattatagtattaataaataattattaaataatttataatttacatataatagAAAATATCATGTAACAATACTATAAAAAGGCATATCACGTGATAATATCATTTAAGATAAtgccatatatatataattaaaatgataatttatatatttttctttttttcataaatataaaatataatatttaaattttaattaacttaatttaattcaataactAAAAGCGTATCGCTTACCAGACAGGTATCGAGTTTGAGTCTTACGCTCTCAATACccctattaaaaatatttaaattttaatatatgtatGTGGGTGGATgattttataaataacatatatatGACTTTAATTATCTA contains:
- the LOC110648515 gene encoding uncharacterized protein LOC110648515 isoform X1, which codes for MAVAGLHNVSVLDSSFLREPQSEAVTIRGDDGRTSTRASSVLRMWRELEDEHVVSHGRERFGGRMPNNRSDGLSSDLSRMDISDSHGSEHSGTSEDVSVSENDYGQWSPGPIGSENGQDDTSDLGEIARERVRQIFQEWMNCAARECTSNISWRSNSSRAQWLGETEQERVRIIREWVQMNSRQRGTCVDHRQEHGAELVGQIEQVLDGSVVNPNVGQIEHTRRGIRRLCGRQALLDMLKRAERERHHELQVLLEHRAVSQFAHRNRIQSLLRGRFLRNGRMIEDKRPTSIAASELGLLRQRHTVSGLREGFFSRLDHSIYGQVSSSASDTSSNTDINGNGSEQTQVNNSQQVVDGFHEQTESNIEETDNHGLSDGRTDIGSNIVEDRSSQESTSASEVESGKVPENEIRDRQQTMSTEFVGSRDGTGEEVNGNWREGTNENVAGEQIRLQSTSEVFSQQLEPNGNENSAPILSNHVDDLDGNEVEDVNQHGSAALVDQWQSQVLGSEDGGSFADGFGSNEWRDGIQDNMDGHQHETIANEWLVNDDRDEASEVWHQDGGFQEAVQSWLEEPSEREAVPAGRMDPSYLPDDDNAYSMEIRELLNRRSVSTLLRSGFRESLDQLIRSYVERQSHAPLDWELQGTSPTSADQELEQHSGDQNEGQQDSVQNSPLALPSPSIPPVQQLWDQESQHFTWSHHDMHQRFGIEWDIINDLRIDMARLQQRMNNMQRMLEACMDMQLELQRSIREEVSAALNRSAGSAGACMEVGMCENGLPEDSSKWDHVRKGICCICCDSNIDSLLYRCGHMCTCSKCANELVQKGEKCPMCRAPVIEVIRAYSIL
- the LOC110648515 gene encoding uncharacterized protein LOC110648515 isoform X2, encoding MAVAGLHNVSVLDSSFLREPQSEAVTIRGDDGRTSTRASSVLRMWRELEDEHVVSHGRERFGGRMPNNRSDGLSSDLSRMDISDSHGSEHSGTSEDVSVSENDYGQWSPGPIGSENGQDDTSDLGEIARERVRQIFQEWMNCAARECTSNISWRSNSSRAQWLGETEQERVRIIREWVQMNSRQRGTCVDHRQEHGAELVGQIEQVLDGSVVNPNVGQIEHTRRGIRRLCGRQALLDMLKRAERERHHELQVLLEHRAVSQFAHRNRIQSLLRGRFLRNGRMIEDKRPTSIAASELGLLRQRHTVSGLREGFFSRLDHSIYGQVSSSASDTSSNTDINGNGSEQTQVNNSQQVVDGFHEQTESNIEETDNHGLSDGRTDIGSNIVEDRSSQESTSASEVESGKVPENEIRDRQQTMSTEFVGSRDGTGEEVNGNWREGTNENVAGEQIRLQSTSEVFSQQLEPNGNENSAPILSNHVDDLDGNEVEDVNQHGSAALVDQWQSQVLGSEDGGSFADGFGSNEWRDGIQDNMDGHQHETIANEWLVNDDRDEASEVWHQDGGFQEAVQSWLEEPSEREAVPAGRMDPSYLPDDDNAYSMEIRELLNRRSVSTLLRSGFRESLDQLIRSYVERQSHAPLDWELQGTSPTSADQELEQHSGDQNEGQQDSVQNSPLALPSPSIPPVQQLWDQESQHFTWSHHDMHQRFGIEWDIINDLRIDMARLQQRMNNMQRMLEACMDMQLELQRSIREEVSAALNRSAGSAGMCENGLPEDSSKWDHVRKGICCICCDSNIDSLLYRCGHMCTCSKCANELVQKGEKCPMCRAPVIEVIRAYSIL